The genomic segment ACGGGGCGGGCTGCTCGGGCGGCAGCGGGCCCGGCCCGCTCCAGCCCTGCCGGCCGGGGGCCTGCCCCTGCCCCTCCGCCCGGCCCGGGCCGGGCTCGTGGCCCGGGCCGGGGTGTGCTCCGTGGCCCCGGACGTGGCCGGGGGGCCGCGCCTCCGGGTCGTACGGGGACGGCGGGGTGCCCTGCGCGCCGGGGCCGCCGTACGGTCCGGGCGCGGGGCGGTGGTCCGGGGAGGGGCGCGGACCGCGGGCCGCGTACGGGTCGTACGGGTCATACGGGTCGTACGGCCTCTGGGGCTGGTCGGTCATGCTGTGGTGTTCACCCTCCTGCGAACGGGGGGAGCACCTCGACCGTGCCGCCCGTGGTCAGTGTGACCGTGTCGTGGCCGCGGAGGCCAACCGGGTCGCCGTCCACCAGGAACGAGCAGCTGAGCAGTACCCGTGCGAACTCCGGCCGCGTGCTGTGCCGTTGCCGTGCCGCCTCCAGGGCCTCCGCGAGGGTGGCCGCCTCGTACGGCTCCTCGGCGGTGCCCGCGGCGGACTTGGCCGCCGCCCAGTAGCGGATCGTCCCTGCTGCGGCCATGACGGCCCCCTCTGTCCTGTCGCTGTCTCGCGGGCGGCGCCCGGCCCGGTGCCGCCCGTCAAATCTAAGCGAGGGAGCCCCGGTGGAGGCCCGGCGCACCCCTCGGGCGGACGCCCCGCCCTCCGCGCTCAGCCGCCCCGGCGCCCGGCTCCCGTCCCGCCGCCGGGGCGCGGAGCCCGGGTTCCGGCCGGTCAGCGGCCGTCGAGCCAGTCGGCGATGCGGTGCAGCAGGGGAGGCGCGACCGCGTTCTCCGCGTGGCCCATGCCGCGTTCGAGCCAGAGTTCCACCGCCTCCGGGGAGGGGGCCGCCGCCAGCAGGGAGTACGGGTGGTCCACCGGGAAGTACGCGTCGCGGTCCCCGTGCACGACGAGCAGCGGCACCGGCGCGATGAGCGGCACGGAACCGACGGGGGACAGCGGCACCGGGTCCCAGTCCCGGGTGTCGATCCGGGTGCGCAGCCCGTAGCGGCCGACGAGGCGGCCGGCGGGGCGGGTCACCACCCAGTGGACCCGGCGCATGGGCGCGGTGCCCCGGTAGTACCAGCGCGCGGGGGCGCTCACGGCGACGACCGCATCCGTGCGCGCCTCCGTGCGCCGGTCGTGCTCCGTGCGCCGGTCGTGCTCCGTGCCCGCGGCTCCCGGCGGACCGGGGGAAGCGGGGGAATCGGGCCGACCCGGCAGGCCCGGCACCGGTCCGTCCGCCGGTGCGTTCGGCCCGTACAGCGCGGCGTGCCGGATGACGACCGAGCCGCCCATCGAGAAGCCGACCGTCGCCACCCGGCGGTGGCCGAGCGAGCGGGCCCAGCGCACCGCGGCGGCGAGGTCCAGCACCTCGCGGTCCCCCACGGTGGTGCGTCCGCCGGAGCGGCCGTGCCCCCGGAAGGAGAAGGTGACCACGGCCGCGTGCCCGGCGAGGACCTCCGCCACCCGCCGGACGGCGGGGCGGTCGAGGGAGCCGGTGAAGCCGTGCGCGACGACGATCACCGGTCCGTCCGCGGGCCGCTGCCCGGGCGGGTCCGCGGCCCCGTCGCCGTCCCCGGAAGCGGGCCCGTACCCTCCCCCGGCCCC from the Streptomyces xinghaiensis S187 genome contains:
- a CDS encoding MoaD/ThiS family protein, which gives rise to MAAAGTIRYWAAAKSAAGTAEEPYEAATLAEALEAARQRHSTRPEFARVLLSCSFLVDGDPVGLRGHDTVTLTTGGTVEVLPPFAGG
- a CDS encoding alpha/beta hydrolase, with protein sequence MAAEPEAQFVRIGVSPITSRGGRGPVQGLRRATLLTDDGVPIEAAYRPARRSAHGPHGSAGGSGSGAGGGYGPASGDGDGAADPPGQRPADGPVIVVAHGFTGSLDRPAVRRVAEVLAGHAAVVTFSFRGHGRSGGRTTVGDREVLDLAAAVRWARSLGHRRVATVGFSMGGSVVIRHAALYGPNAPADGPVPGLPGRPDSPASPGPPGAAGTEHDRRTEHDRRTEARTDAVVAVSAPARWYYRGTAPMRRVHWVVTRPAGRLVGRYGLRTRIDTRDWDPVPLSPVGSVPLIAPVPLLVVHGDRDAYFPVDHPYSLLAAAPSPEAVELWLERGMGHAENAVAPPLLHRIADWLDGR